The sequence GGAATATCGATGCTTCACGGCGCAGAACGTCTTCTACCGCCGGTGGGAGGCGGGGATCCCCGTATCGCCGGCGTGCACGGCGTCGTGCCTGGGGTGTATCTCGCTACAGCCCGCGGGATGCTGCCCTTCCCCGCAGAGTCGCATCGACTTCGTTCCTACGCTTGACGAGATAGTCGAGATAGGCTTGCCACACCTTCGTGAAGCGCCACACGCCATCGTAAGCTTCGGACAGGGATGTGAAGGCGAGCCCCTGCTTCAGGCCGACCTCATTGCCCGGTCCATCATGCGGATGAGGGCGGAGGTGCAGGATAGAGGCCTCATAAACGCGAATACCAACGCGGGCCTCGTGGACGCCGTCGACAAAGTCTGCGCGGCGGGTCTCGACAGCATGAGGGTGAGCATCATCAGCGCGAGGCACGAGATATACAACGCGTACCACCGCCCGTGCGGGTACGGGCTGGACGACGTCCGAAGGTCGCTTGCCATCGCGAAGGAGAGAGGGGTTTTCGTGTCTTTGAACCTCCTCGTGTTTCCCGGCCTGACCGACCGGGAGGAGGAGCTGGACGCCTTGTGTGCTCTGGTTGAGAACGTCCACGTAGACATGGTACAGCTTCGCAACCTGAACATCGACCCCGACGTGCTGACGGCAACGCTCCCCGGCCCCAGGGGGCGTGTGCTCGGGATCGACGCTTTCGTCGAAGAACTCCGCGCTAGGTGTCCGGGACTTCGGATCGGCAGCTTTACGCCGTCGCGTGAAGAGATCTCGTCCTCGACTATACGTGGATGAAGGGCGGACCGACGTGGCTGAGCCGAAAACACCCAGAAGCACGAAAAGCCTCGTCCGCGGGGCCGCTGGCGCGGTCCTCGCCAGCGCGTTCGCCATTTTCGTCATCATGCGTCTCACGGGAGGCCGCGAGGGATGGGCGAGCCTCTTCCGCGTGGATCCCGTGTCCCTAGGCGTTGCAGGTTCGCTGGTAGCGGCCGGATGGGTCCTTGAGGCCGTGCGCATAGAAATGCTCGTAAGGGCGCTCGGGGGCAGACTCGGGTTCATGAGCGCCCTGCGGATAGCTCTTGCAGGGGCGTTCGTTGCGTGCGTCACACCGTTTGACACGGGAGGGGAGCCGCTCCAGGTGTACCTGCTCCACCGGCAGGGCATCGGAGCAGGCGAATCCACCGCGGTTGTGGCGGTCAAAA is a genomic window of Bacillota bacterium containing:
- a CDS encoding radical SAM protein gives rise to the protein MIRALYADDHGAMFEEGSLAAFGRSWDEIWEVREGDMIPLPRGSSLVMLPGRQAVGMRPGDGDALAIWLETDRRGRRETEAPGWAVGALLPAGFTRTLLPAYVVDRRREMRALPLYGYTAVGMKQGRPYVAALRTDEPFRWHPANYNAPELPSLIEAMLKEHPTNRILRQLAKCSTEYRCFTAQNVFYRRWEAGIPVSPACTASCLGCISLQPAGCCPSPQSRIDFVPTLDEIVEIGLPHLREAPHAIVSFGQGCEGEPLLQADLIARSIMRMRAEVQDRGLINANTNAGLVDAVDKVCAAGLDSMRVSIISARHEIYNAYHRPCGYGLDDVRRSLAIAKERGVFVSLNLLVFPGLTDREEELDALCALVENVHVDMVQLRNLNIDPDVLTATLPGPRGRVLGIDAFVEELRARCPGLRIGSFTPSREEISSSTIRG